In Morococcus cerebrosus, a single genomic region encodes these proteins:
- a CDS encoding PEP/pyruvate-binding domain-containing protein — MKTAVCLSLILLLVGCQPESEVVDTAAPTARKPSYFESDKRQAATPVKTQTPALPAIRSRADFDLLSRVYEQDSEYEIPHVLFLIDREDNNRTDYINTPKYRLHETYLAEILKPMPTRKELFEQYRSPNRRFLFGTISWQNSTQEYVYEFWEGDKITPELLKLAEGRLKDSFFAPLRYKTNSLWQETVAAQSKVPFVTQESLIQNFPYLPLHRGKAVGTLRVITQEDDLYDVGADDIIILKEVPLVLPPVAGIISEKPSTALSHVNVLARGWGIPNIYLKDAEKILAPYIGRRIELAADAKQYRVAQTNRNTAAKTFSDDLSLPQPDTADYNLRPLANLRREDSRYCGSKAANLGHIRAHIAGSNVPDGFCIPFAYYRAMMDKLGINAATLAQIESQSGGDNRKRRTALLALQKKITDAEIPSEWKRTWAEQWRSQLNSKGVFVRSSSNSEDLPNFSGAGLYTTVPNVTGENALAEAVKQSWASVFNYSAYEARRIAGLPHDSVKMSVFVQQSINADLSGVLVTVNPYDTAQKNTSYIAAKRGLGIRVVEGKRVAEQAVYNRRNDAVQRLSSSNETTALQLDENGGVREVPITGGNVMNHDQIRRLDQAGQQIKQLFGNSEQDIEWAFAGGKLVILQARPYLNGGN; from the coding sequence ATGAAAACTGCCGTCTGCCTTTCTCTGATTCTTTTGTTAGTTGGGTGTCAACCTGAATCCGAAGTCGTCGACACGGCCGCGCCGACCGCGCGCAAGCCTTCTTATTTTGAGTCCGACAAACGCCAAGCCGCCACGCCGGTCAAAACGCAAACGCCCGCGCTGCCCGCCATCCGCAGCCGCGCCGATTTCGACCTGCTTTCGCGCGTTTACGAACAAGACAGCGAATACGAAATCCCGCACGTCCTCTTCCTTATCGACCGCGAAGACAACAACCGCACCGACTACATCAACACGCCGAAATACCGTCTGCACGAAACCTATCTCGCCGAGATTTTGAAGCCGATGCCGACGCGCAAAGAATTGTTCGAACAATACCGCAGCCCGAACCGCCGCTTCCTGTTCGGCACCATCAGTTGGCAGAACAGCACTCAAGAATACGTTTACGAATTTTGGGAAGGCGACAAAATCACGCCCGAATTGCTGAAATTGGCAGAAGGTCGTCTGAAAGACAGTTTCTTCGCCCCGCTGCGTTACAAAACCAATTCCCTGTGGCAGGAAACCGTTGCCGCGCAAAGCAAAGTCCCCTTCGTCACCCAAGAAAGCCTGATACAGAATTTCCCTTATTTACCGTTGCACAGGGGGAAAGCGGTAGGCACATTGCGCGTCATCACTCAGGAAGACGACCTTTACGATGTCGGTGCGGACGACATCATCATTTTGAAAGAAGTGCCGCTGGTGTTGCCGCCCGTAGCAGGCATCATCAGCGAAAAACCGTCCACCGCGCTGTCGCATGTGAACGTCTTGGCGCGCGGCTGGGGCATTCCCAACATCTACCTCAAAGACGCGGAAAAAATCCTCGCCCCCTATATCGGCCGCCGTATCGAATTGGCAGCCGACGCAAAACAATACCGGGTCGCCCAAACCAACCGAAACACAGCCGCCAAAACATTTTCAGACGACCTCTCCCTGCCGCAGCCCGACACTGCCGATTACAACCTGCGGCCGCTTGCCAACTTACGCCGTGAAGACAGCCGTTACTGCGGCAGCAAAGCTGCCAACCTCGGCCATATCCGCGCCCATATCGCAGGCAGCAACGTCCCCGACGGATTCTGCATCCCCTTCGCCTACTACCGCGCCATGATGGACAAACTCGGCATCAACGCGGCAACACTGGCGCAAATCGAATCGCAAAGCGGCGGCGACAACCGCAAACGCCGCACCGCCCTGCTCGCCTTGCAGAAAAAAATCACCGATGCCGAAATCCCGTCCGAATGGAAACGCACCTGGGCGGAACAATGGCGCAGCCAATTAAACAGCAAAGGCGTGTTCGTCCGCAGCTCGTCCAATTCCGAAGACCTGCCGAATTTCAGCGGCGCAGGACTGTACACCACCGTGCCGAACGTAACCGGCGAAAACGCGCTGGCAGAAGCAGTGAAACAGTCTTGGGCTTCCGTCTTCAATTACAGCGCGTACGAAGCCCGCCGCATCGCCGGACTGCCGCACGACAGCGTGAAAATGAGCGTCTTCGTCCAGCAAAGCATCAATGCCGACCTCTCCGGCGTACTCGTTACCGTCAATCCCTACGATACCGCGCAGAAAAACACTTCCTACATCGCCGCCAAACGCGGGCTGGGCATTCGCGTAGTCGAAGGGAAACGGGTGGCGGAACAAGCCGTTTACAACCGTCGCAACGACGCCGTACAACGCCTCAGCTCCTCCAACGAAACCACCGCGCTGCAACTGGATGAAAACGGCGGCGTCAGGGAAGTACCGATAACCGGCGGCAACGTCATGAACCACGACCAAATCCGCCGCCTCGACCAAGCCGGCCAGCAAATCAAACAGCTTTTCGGCAACAGCGAACAAGACATCGAATGGGCTTTCGCAGGCGGCAAACTCGTCATCCTTCAGGCAAGGCCTTATTTAAACGGCGGAAACTGA